In Pecten maximus chromosome 10, xPecMax1.1, whole genome shotgun sequence, one genomic interval encodes:
- the LOC117335840 gene encoding probable splicing factor, arginine/serine-rich 6 isoform X1, translating into MSRREGQLFVGRLSKSTRVRDLEDVFEAYGRLQRCEVKYGAEMAYAFVDFEDRRDAEDAIKYENGREIAGSGIVVEWAKGNRRGGGPVVSRGFDDCYRCHRSGHWARDCPDDRNYGFRRPGQSSGRYRSPSPRRRRRSRSRSDSRDRDRRKRRRSRSRSRSRSRSRDRRRRSRSHSDNRKRSSRRRSHSRSRSKSKSRSRSKSKSKSVASKSRSRSRSASPAQANGEYNSDQSASRSPARSDTSASE; encoded by the exons ATGTCGCGTAGAGAAGGGCAGCTTTTTGTTGGGAGACTCAGTAAAAGTACGAGAGTACGTGACTTAGAAGATGTCTTCGAAGCGTATGGTCGTCTACAAAGATGCGAAGTTAAATATG GTGCTGAGATGG CATATGCCTTTGTTGACTTTGAAGATCGCAGAGATGCAGAG GATGCtattaagtatgaaaatggtcGTGAAATCGCAGGCTCTGGTATCGTAGTGGAGTGGGCGAAGGGTAATCGTAGAGGTGGTGGACCTGTTGTCAGCAGA GGCTTCGATGACTGCTATAGATGCCATAGATCTGGACACTGGGCTAGGGACTGTCCCGATGACCGTAACTATGGCTTCAGACGTCCAGGGCAGTCGAGTGGACGATACAGATCCCCATCACCCAGGCGGCGGAGGAG GTCAAGGTCCAGGAGTGACTCGAGAGATAGAGATAGGAGGAAGAGGAGGCGTTCCAGGTCACGTTCAAGGAGCAGGAGTCGTAGTAGGGACCGCAGgaggaggtcaaggtcacacagtgACAACAGAAAAAGGAGCAGCAGACGCAGAAGTCATTCTAGAAGCAGATCCAAGTCCAAATCACGAAGTCGTTCAAAGAGCAAGAGTAAATCTGTAGCCTCAAAATCAAGGAGTCGTTCTCGGAGTGCAAGTCCAGCTCAAGCCAACGGAGAATATAACAGTGATCAGTCAGCATCCAGATCACCAGCACGATCAGATACAAGTGCATCAGAATGA
- the LOC117335840 gene encoding serine/arginine-rich splicing factor 4-like isoform X2 — MSDRSIVRPTKAPKTDSISLIHSMDAIKYENGREIAGSGIVVEWAKGNRRGGGPVVSRGFDDCYRCHRSGHWARDCPDDRNYGFRRPGQSSGRYRSPSPRRRRRSRSRSDSRDRDRRKRRRSRSRSRSRSRSRDRRRRSRSHSDNRKRSSRRRSHSRSRSKSKSRSRSKSKSKSVASKSRSRSRSASPAQANGEYNSDQSASRSPARSDTSASE; from the exons ATGTCCGACCGGTCAATTGTCCGTCCCACCAAGGCTCCTAAGACAGACTCCATCAGTCTGATCCATTCCATG GATGCtattaagtatgaaaatggtcGTGAAATCGCAGGCTCTGGTATCGTAGTGGAGTGGGCGAAGGGTAATCGTAGAGGTGGTGGACCTGTTGTCAGCAGA GGCTTCGATGACTGCTATAGATGCCATAGATCTGGACACTGGGCTAGGGACTGTCCCGATGACCGTAACTATGGCTTCAGACGTCCAGGGCAGTCGAGTGGACGATACAGATCCCCATCACCCAGGCGGCGGAGGAG GTCAAGGTCCAGGAGTGACTCGAGAGATAGAGATAGGAGGAAGAGGAGGCGTTCCAGGTCACGTTCAAGGAGCAGGAGTCGTAGTAGGGACCGCAGgaggaggtcaaggtcacacagtgACAACAGAAAAAGGAGCAGCAGACGCAGAAGTCATTCTAGAAGCAGATCCAAGTCCAAATCACGAAGTCGTTCAAAGAGCAAGAGTAAATCTGTAGCCTCAAAATCAAGGAGTCGTTCTCGGAGTGCAAGTCCAGCTCAAGCCAACGGAGAATATAACAGTGATCAGTCAGCATCCAGATCACCAGCACGATCAGATACAAGTGCATCAGAATGA